The genomic interval CGCCGGTAACCGACAATACATCCTCTTCCGTAATGGAGTTCCCGCCATAAGAAAAAACTTGGTCAAGGAGACTTAGCGCATCCCTCATTCCCCCTTCCGCATATTTGGCAATCAGTGTCAAGGTTTTCACGTCTGCCGAAATTCCTTGTTCCTGACAAACAAATGAAAGGCGATTTACAATATCGGATATAGATATACGTTTAAAATCAAAGCGCTGACACCTGGATATGATGGTTAGAGGCAATTTATGAGGTTCAGTTGTCGCTAAGATAAAAATGACATGGGCGGGGGGCTCCTCCAAGGTTTTTAACAGTGCATTAAAAGCCTCAGGCGTGAGCATGTGGACTTCGTCAATAATATATACTTTGTAATTCATGTGGGTAGGTGCATACTTTACCTTATCTCGAATATCCCGTATCTCATCCACCCCTCGATTAGACGCCGCATCAATTTCAACGATATCAACAACGGAATGATCCATTATGGATACGCATGCTTCACACTGATTGCACGGCTCTGCCGAAGGTCCATTTAAGCAGTTTACCGCTTTAGCCATCACTTTGGCGGCACTTGTTTTTCCCGTTCCACGAGGACCACAAAACAAATACGCGTGAGAAAATCGACGTTCGGCTAACGCATTTTGCAATGTTTTGGTAATATGTTGTTGTCCTACGATATCAGCAAATTTGTTGGGCCGCCACACTCGATACAAAGCCTTATAATTCATCTGTCCTACTCTCCATCGGTAACTACTATAATGTCCAATCCATTATACAATATATTTCACTTTTTCTAAAGAAAACTTGGCTTTTACAAAGCTATTTACGAAAGTGAAAGCCCTAGTTGCATTTCCATAAATACTTAACCTGAAACAGTATAAAGAAGCCCCCGGCTAAATATGCGGCAATACAATATGAAAAGTTGTTCCATATCCTTTTGTTGAAATTCTGATGTTTCCACCCAAATCATGAATAATTCTGTGGCAGATAGGTAATCCTAAACCCGTTCCATTCTCTTTGGTTGTAAAAAAGGGATCAAAAATTTTATCCATTACATATGGAGGAATTCCAGGACCCGTATCATGAAAATTAATACTTACTTTCTTCCCTTTTAATAATTGGAAATCAATAGATAATGATCCATTACCGTTCATCGCTTCTATGGCATTTTTGCATAAGTTTAGAAAAACTTGCTTCAAAGACTCTACATCCCCAATGATATGAGGCAGTTTTCCACCTGTTACATCCACAAGATCTATACCATGAAGCAACGCTTCATTTTTAATGATCACTAAAATATCTTGAAGAACCCTATTTAAATCTACCTCTTGAAATTGTATATCCTTAGGTTTGCTTAATAAGAGAAATTCACTGACTAATAAATTTATTCTTGATAATTCCTCCTTCATGATACTAATATATTCCATCTCCCTTTGCAGGTTTTTATCTCTAAGAGATTGCTGTAGGATTTGCAGAAATCCTTTTATAGAAGTTAATGGATTTCTGATTTCATGGGCAGTGCCGGCAGCTATTTGACCAATAACAGCCAGCCGCTCACTTCTTTGAATCTGCTGTTCTAAGGTTTTTAAGTGGGAGATATCCTTAAATATGGTAAATCTGCCAAGAACATGATCTTGA from Microaerobacter geothermalis carries:
- a CDS encoding ATP-binding protein, translating into MDWGDDMIEGNHNISSGDLMLKWFVKYITSDINFGIVITDHQAKIVEINHMACRVLGIKKECVLDRDLKDAFPGLPEKWNFIYQVLTENGSVRNKLISWSNQGSKYDLLVDSDFICDDQDHVLGRFTIFKDISHLKTLEQQIQRSERLAVIGQIAAGTAHEIRNPLTSIKGFLQILQQSLRDKNLQREMEYISIMKEELSRINLLVSEFLLLSKPKDIQFQEVDLNRVLQDILVIIKNEALLHGIDLVDVTGGKLPHIIGDVESLKQVFLNLCKNAIEAMNGNGSLSIDFQLLKGKKVSINFHDTGPGIPPYVMDKIFDPFFTTKENGTGLGLPICHRIIHDLGGNIRISTKGYGTTFHIVLPHI